The following proteins are encoded in a genomic region of Peptococcus niger:
- a CDS encoding DNA cytosine methyltransferase, translating into MKVKAIDLFCGIGGLTCGLNQSGINVVAGIDLDPSCKYAYETYNHADFLLADITQLTGDHLNRYFLNADFTVLAGCAPCQPFSKLQQEHKRMTHKSWPMLNEYLRLIEEMHPDIVSMENVPDLERKDIFEHFVGQLKELGYSVNYKIIDAATVGVPQRRRRLIFLASLLGDIQFAKYPEKHVTVADTISKLPPLMAGKTDPIDPLHTCSSLGNANLERIRHSTPGGTWRDWPAKLLPNCYKRTSGQTYTSVYGRMSWDEPAPTLTTQFNNYGTGRYGHPEQDRAISIREGALLQSFPVDYPFLEPEGKTSIKVLARQIGNALPPLLGKYIGHSIQEHLKEQTNV; encoded by the coding sequence TTGAAGGTCAAAGCAATAGATCTTTTTTGTGGCATTGGCGGCTTAACCTGTGGGCTTAACCAATCCGGCATTAATGTCGTTGCAGGAATTGACTTGGATCCCTCCTGCAAATACGCTTATGAGACATATAATCACGCTGACTTCCTATTGGCAGATATTACCCAGCTTACAGGAGATCATCTAAACAGATACTTTCTCAATGCTGACTTCACTGTTCTAGCTGGATGTGCTCCTTGTCAGCCGTTTTCCAAACTCCAACAAGAGCATAAGCGGATGACACATAAAAGCTGGCCTATGCTCAACGAGTATTTACGGTTAATAGAAGAGATGCACCCCGATATCGTTTCTATGGAAAATGTACCAGACCTAGAGCGAAAGGATATCTTTGAGCACTTTGTTGGCCAGCTAAAAGAGCTTGGTTACTCGGTTAATTACAAAATAATTGATGCAGCTACGGTAGGCGTACCCCAAAGGCGCCGCAGATTGATATTTTTAGCTTCTTTGTTAGGGGATATCCAATTTGCTAAGTATCCCGAAAAGCACGTCACTGTTGCAGACACAATCTCGAAATTACCGCCCTTGATGGCTGGAAAAACGGATCCCATTGATCCATTGCACACCTGCTCATCTCTTGGCAACGCAAACCTCGAAAGGATCAGACATTCTACCCCGGGCGGTACTTGGAGGGATTGGCCAGCGAAACTACTTCCTAATTGCTACAAACGGACGTCTGGCCAAACATACACTTCTGTCTATGGTCGCATGAGCTGGGACGAGCCAGCCCCCACCCTAACAACTCAGTTTAACAATTATGGGACTGGAAGATATGGGCATCCTGAACAAGATCGAGCAATCTCAATACGAGAAGGTGCTTTATTGCAGTCATTTCCAGTAGACTACCCCTTCCTTGAACCAGAGGGAAAAACGTCTATTAAGGTTCTTGCAAGGCAAATCGGGAACGCCCTTCCTCCCCTCCTAGGAAAATATATTGGACATTCTATACAAGAACACCTGAAGGAGCAAACCAATGTCTAG
- a CDS encoding BbrUII/HgiDII family restriction enzyme produces MSSTYPYEMSIDLNVLNHLGISLYSNVPAVLSEIVANAWDADASKVKINLEGDGSNKTITLVDNGCGMDRDDINQKFLTVGYAKREHNERITPKFKRKVMGRKGIGKLSMFSIADCIDIISKKGNNIEALRLSTKDIENAIKGDGEQKYHPLPLECGSYETPEVEGTTIRLSQLKKNINMQTAEYLKTRIARRFSIIGSEKNFQVFVNDVEITIKDRQYFSKLDCLWDFGDNSDKALNAKHFLLDNKINDEYTIQGWIGSAKSSGDLSEKHFHGEAENLNKISLIVRGKVALENILGDYPEGGLYTKYLIGEIEADFLDLDEESDIATTDRQDFNHSDPRFTLLVSFLQKTLKQISNEWNSHRKETAIEDIEEYSPRVRDWLEAMSPDTRKYAEDLLGHINTLTVETDKKKEILKYGVLAFEKLKYQDRLSEISTINDKNLDALKLIFSSLHELETFFYAQVVQERLAIIEKFQKAIDQNDLEKVLQKHLAKNLWLLDPTWNYSQDTVFMEKSIPTALKKTFDHLSDKEKKGRFDVFYQTVAGKFVMVELKRSSVKPDIGTLISQVSKYDRTLSKCLQELKQPQNYEIVLVLGAQNWPEIDFEKCCRALESYSARIVFYDKLLFDAKQCYEEYHKLHGTYSESLKPLIDELSQQ; encoded by the coding sequence ATGTCTAGCACATATCCGTACGAAATGAGCATTGATTTAAATGTGCTCAACCATCTTGGAATCAGCCTATACAGCAATGTACCAGCTGTATTATCGGAAATAGTGGCAAACGCATGGGACGCTGATGCAAGTAAAGTAAAGATTAACCTAGAAGGCGATGGGAGCAATAAAACAATAACCCTTGTTGATAATGGCTGCGGAATGGACAGAGATGATATCAATCAAAAATTTTTAACTGTCGGATATGCTAAAAGAGAGCATAACGAAAGAATTACACCAAAATTCAAACGTAAAGTAATGGGGCGTAAAGGCATCGGAAAGCTTTCTATGTTTTCAATAGCAGACTGCATTGATATTATCTCCAAAAAAGGCAATAATATTGAAGCCTTGCGGCTAAGCACCAAGGATATTGAGAATGCCATTAAAGGCGATGGTGAACAAAAATACCATCCCCTTCCGCTTGAATGCGGTAGCTACGAAACTCCAGAAGTAGAAGGCACCACCATCCGCTTGTCCCAACTAAAGAAAAATATAAATATGCAGACAGCAGAATACTTGAAAACCCGCATTGCTCGTCGATTTTCCATTATTGGCAGTGAAAAAAATTTTCAAGTGTTTGTTAATGATGTCGAAATCACAATTAAAGATCGTCAATACTTTTCAAAACTAGACTGCCTTTGGGATTTTGGCGACAACTCAGATAAGGCTCTCAACGCCAAACACTTCCTCCTAGATAACAAAATTAATGATGAATATACTATCCAAGGTTGGATTGGCTCTGCGAAGTCGTCCGGTGATTTATCCGAAAAGCACTTTCATGGGGAGGCAGAAAATCTCAATAAGATATCTCTAATAGTACGGGGAAAGGTGGCCCTTGAAAATATTTTAGGCGACTACCCTGAAGGTGGTCTCTATACAAAATATCTTATTGGAGAAATTGAAGCAGACTTTCTTGATTTAGATGAAGAGAGTGATATTGCCACAACAGATAGACAGGACTTTAACCACTCTGACCCTAGATTCACACTTTTAGTAAGTTTTTTGCAAAAAACATTAAAACAAATTTCAAATGAGTGGAATAGTCATCGAAAAGAAACGGCTATAGAAGATATTGAGGAATATTCTCCAAGGGTCAGGGATTGGCTTGAAGCGATGTCCCCGGATACAAGGAAATATGCTGAAGACCTCTTAGGCCATATAAACACTCTGACCGTAGAAACAGATAAGAAAAAAGAAATCTTAAAATACGGTGTTCTAGCTTTCGAAAAGCTAAAATACCAAGATCGCCTTAGCGAAATTTCTACAATAAACGACAAAAATCTAGACGCTTTAAAGCTTATTTTTAGTTCCCTACACGAGCTGGAAACTTTTTTCTATGCGCAAGTTGTTCAAGAACGGCTCGCTATCATTGAAAAATTCCAAAAAGCTATTGACCAAAATGACCTTGAAAAAGTACTGCAAAAACACCTTGCAAAAAACTTATGGCTTTTAGACCCAACGTGGAACTATAGCCAAGACACTGTATTCATGGAAAAAAGCATACCAACTGCTTTAAAGAAAACTTTTGACCACTTGAGCGATAAAGAAAAAAAAGGCCGGTTTGATGTTTTTTATCAAACGGTTGCCGGCAAATTCGTCATGGTCGAACTAAAGCGTTCCAGTGTAAAGCCCGATATTGGCACTTTGATAAGTCAAGTTTCAAAATACGATAGAACCCTTTCAAAGTGCCTACAAGAATTGAAGCAACCTCAAAATTATGAAATCGTCTTGGTCCTAGGAGCTCAAAATTGGCCTGAAATAGATTTTGAAAAATGTTGTCGAGCCTTAGAAAGCTATTCTGCTCGTATTGTTTTTTACGATAAACTGCTTTTTGATGCAAAACAATGCTATGAAGAATATCATAAACTACATGGAACATATTCAGAATCTCTAAAGCCGCTCATTGACGAGCTTTCACAACAATAG